One Thermodesulfobacteriota bacterium DNA window includes the following coding sequences:
- a CDS encoding ribonuclease Z translates to MKLHILGSGTCVPNIRRGSSGYALELAKSTVLLDCGNGTTWKLGMVGVDYLKVDHIFITHFHPDHTADLIPFLFATKYPHPKKFREKPLEIWGPRGFIDLYTSLKSAYHDWIAPDLLTVKEINEEPVTLEDFVLVASDTFHTENSIAYRIESNGKSLVYSGDTGYTEKLIELAREADLLVIECSFPDELKFHAHLTPTEVGKIGRASGAKKIILTHLYSDCDEIDIISQVRKYVDVDVILAEDLMEIDI, encoded by the coding sequence ATGAAACTACATATATTAGGTTCCGGAACTTGTGTCCCCAACATTAGAAGAGGCTCATCAGGCTACGCACTGGAGCTTGCAAAATCAACTGTTTTACTTGATTGCGGAAATGGCACTACATGGAAATTAGGCATGGTCGGCGTGGATTATCTGAAAGTGGACCATATATTCATAACCCACTTTCATCCCGATCATACTGCGGATTTAATCCCATTTTTATTTGCTACAAAATATCCTCACCCAAAAAAATTCCGCGAAAAACCACTTGAAATATGGGGCCCAAGAGGTTTCATTGATTTATACACATCTCTAAAGTCAGCTTACCACGACTGGATTGCTCCGGACTTGCTAACCGTAAAAGAAATAAATGAGGAACCGGTAACGCTCGAAGATTTTGTTCTTGTAGCGAGCGATACATTTCATACCGAGAACAGCATTGCGTACAGAATAGAGTCCAATGGGAAATCATTAGTATATTCCGGGGATACTGGATATACAGAAAAATTAATTGAGCTCGCTAGGGAAGCGGATTTGTTAGTTATCGAATGTTCTTTTCCGGACGAACTTAAATTTCATGCCCATCTTACCCCTACTGAAGTCGGAAAGATAGGAAGAGCTTCAGGCGCCAAAAAAATTATTCTGACACACCTTTATTCCGATTGTGATGAAATAGATATTATCAGCCAGGTCAGGAAGTATGTGGATGTGGATGTTATTCTAGCTGAAGATTTGATGGAAATTGATATTTGA
- a CDS encoding polysaccharide biosynthesis tyrosine autokinase: protein MEQLHDKRGRQITRHEGAELEDVKRGQSPSVLQGEYADYEVYVEEGSTLNEYLNVIGRRKKIVLACLIIAVLIVGITSLAMDKVYRAKATVEIAPEDPKVTGFEELNEVSVQQQDEFYETQYKLLQSRSLAADVIKKLNLESYPEFSQDYDKPGFLISYAAQYTTALKERLEVLAEKYIHIGNYIHMGNGSEKGSQDFQSDGNAITRQEKLVDAFLSRVNVTPDRESRLVEVSFNSNDPGLSAKAVNTLADAYIEWVLEKKLSLTKSAGESLNTQLAKVKEKLEKTQDELNRFAKEHDIVSLDKDLNLTYKQLAELNDALAKAETDRLAQEALYEETKRGNSEYLPEVVKDPAYQQMKEDYVRVKTQYDNLDARYGANYPEMKQAGAQVASLRHEMGALLSGIVRSIERGYDSAKKKEDLLRQRADIQKTRAAELNEIGAKYQALEKEVETNKTIYQNLLQRQKETEVTSGIRATNVHVIDYAFPPLKPYKPNILLNILVAAILGFVGGVLVAFGFEHFDRTIRDEEDLKKRLSIPFMGKIPRARRSDLDQLEMIVYTSPQSKISEAFRVLKTSVLYSLRDHRPPKALMVTSTQPLEGKTTISSNLALTMVQSGLKVILVDADLRRPSIHKVFLKDLNGGPGLSSYLNGSSGMDSIIYNAGINGLDIIPAGPIMPNPADLIDSKRMKELIDHLVKKYDNVILDGIPVMELADARLLSRQVDSVLLVASVGIVDREGLRNSMEDLIKVGARIIGVVVNRLEFGKKSGSVYDYYDVSEDSGKGSFKFAQS, encoded by the coding sequence ATGGAACAGCTACATGATAAAAGGGGCAGGCAAATAACGAGACACGAGGGCGCCGAATTGGAGGACGTCAAGAGGGGTCAATCCCCTTCCGTGTTACAGGGGGAATACGCCGATTACGAAGTCTATGTGGAGGAAGGGTCGACTCTTAACGAATATCTGAACGTCATCGGGAGGAGAAAAAAAATCGTACTGGCGTGTCTGATTATCGCGGTGCTCATCGTCGGTATAACGTCCCTGGCGATGGACAAAGTGTATAGAGCAAAGGCTACGGTCGAAATAGCGCCGGAAGACCCCAAGGTTACCGGATTCGAGGAGCTCAATGAGGTTAGCGTCCAGCAGCAGGATGAGTTTTATGAGACGCAATATAAATTGTTGCAAAGCAGATCCCTTGCCGCGGACGTTATCAAAAAATTGAACCTGGAGTCATATCCGGAATTTTCTCAGGACTATGATAAGCCGGGTTTTTTGATCAGCTATGCGGCGCAGTATACGACTGCATTAAAAGAGAGATTAGAGGTTCTGGCGGAAAAGTATATTCACATTGGGAATTACATTCACATGGGGAACGGTTCTGAGAAAGGCTCTCAAGATTTTCAAAGTGATGGCAATGCCATTACCCGTCAGGAGAAATTAGTGGACGCATTTTTGTCTCGTGTGAACGTCACGCCCGACAGGGAATCCAGACTGGTCGAGGTGAGTTTCAACAGCAACGATCCTGGGCTTTCCGCCAAAGCCGTAAATACCCTTGCGGACGCATATATCGAATGGGTGCTTGAAAAGAAACTCAGCCTGACGAAATCGGCCGGAGAATCTCTCAACACGCAGCTTGCGAAGGTCAAGGAAAAGCTCGAAAAGACCCAGGATGAGCTCAACCGGTTTGCAAAAGAGCACGATATAGTTTCCCTGGATAAAGACCTTAACCTGACTTACAAACAGCTTGCCGAGCTGAACGATGCACTTGCAAAGGCGGAAACCGACCGTCTCGCGCAGGAAGCATTATACGAAGAGACCAAGAGGGGAAATTCCGAGTACCTGCCCGAAGTGGTTAAAGATCCGGCGTATCAGCAGATGAAGGAGGATTATGTGAGGGTAAAGACGCAGTATGACAATCTGGATGCGAGGTATGGGGCGAACTACCCTGAAATGAAGCAGGCGGGCGCTCAGGTCGCGAGTCTCCGGCACGAAATGGGAGCGCTCCTCAGCGGAATCGTGCGGAGTATAGAGAGGGGCTACGACTCTGCGAAGAAGAAGGAAGACCTGCTGAGGCAGAGAGCCGATATCCAGAAAACGCGCGCAGCTGAATTGAACGAGATAGGGGCCAAGTATCAGGCGCTTGAGAAGGAAGTCGAAACCAACAAGACCATCTATCAGAACCTCCTCCAGAGGCAGAAGGAAACCGAAGTCACCTCTGGCATAAGGGCGACCAACGTCCATGTGATCGATTATGCTTTCCCCCCTCTCAAGCCGTATAAGCCAAACATTTTGTTGAACATACTGGTCGCCGCTATTTTGGGATTCGTAGGGGGTGTTCTTGTAGCATTCGGGTTCGAGCACTTCGACAGGACAATTCGTGATGAGGAAGATCTCAAAAAGAGACTGTCCATACCGTTCATGGGCAAAATACCAAGAGCGAGGCGGAGTGATCTCGATCAGCTCGAAATGATAGTTTATACGAGTCCCCAGTCCAAAATATCGGAGGCCTTCAGAGTTCTCAAAACGTCCGTGCTTTACTCCCTCCGCGACCACAGGCCGCCAAAAGCATTGATGGTGACGAGCACTCAACCTCTTGAGGGCAAAACGACCATATCCTCCAACCTGGCGCTTACAATGGTCCAGTCGGGACTCAAGGTAATACTCGTAGACGCGGACTTGAGGAGACCAAGCATTCATAAAGTCTTCCTCAAGGACTTAAACGGCGGACCGGGATTAAGCTCATATCTGAACGGCAGCTCGGGAATGGATAGTATTATTTATAACGCGGGCATAAACGGCCTCGATATCATCCCGGCGGGACCGATCATGCCGAACCCAGCGGACCTGATTGATTCGAAGAGGATGAAGGAGTTGATAGACCATCTTGTGAAGAAGTATGACAATGTCATCCTCGACGGTATTCCTGTCATGGAGCTTGCAGACGCACGGCTCCTGTCCCGGCAGGTTGACAGCGTCCTCCTTGTCGCAAGCGTCGGGATAGTGGACAGGGAAGGGCTCAGAAACAGCATGGAAGACCTCATCAAAGTCGGGGCCAGAATCATAGGCGTGGTTGTAAACAGGCTCGAATTCGGGAAGAAGAGCGGGAGCGTCTATGACTATTATGATGTATCGGAGGACAGCGGAAAGGGAAGTTTCAAATTCGCCCAGTCCTGA
- a CDS encoding flippase, which yields MRRVISNTIRRGLKSTICANIISLYVLQISFYVLPLITVPYLVRVLGAEKFGLVSFGQSLINFFVFFINYGFDLTATREISIKRDDNRAVSRLSSSVWLAKFLLSLAGFLVLLAMIAAVRKMNQIAPLLLILYGLVVGNMLFPSWLFLGLERMKAISAINLIMRSVATAGVFIFVRNPDDYLVYAGLLSFQWVFAGLAGVLFAVRRLRIRIRMPGAGEVLSVLSGGLTLFVSNIAQSLYIGGNSFILGLLTNYSAVGYYSAAEKITLSLMGMFRPLAQAVYPRFSQLASSSRETVLLWGKRLVYAVGGLGIITSFALFFGAPLIVKIVLGKGFDPSIAVLQIMAVLPILMALSDVLGIQIMLPFGKDRLYAVIRILTASIHLLLAILIVPRFKEAGMAFVFVMSQVFILALTFSCLRHWGLTPFHHKVSGSAPQSTVKSG from the coding sequence GTGCGAAGAGTTATATCAAATACGATCCGGAGAGGGCTTAAAAGTACTATATGCGCGAATATTATTTCTCTATACGTGCTGCAAATTTCATTCTACGTACTTCCCCTGATCACGGTCCCTTATCTGGTTCGTGTATTGGGAGCTGAGAAGTTCGGACTCGTATCTTTCGGGCAGAGTCTTATTAATTTTTTTGTTTTCTTCATCAATTACGGGTTCGACCTCACGGCAACGAGAGAGATTTCGATCAAACGCGACGACAACCGAGCGGTAAGTCGTCTTTCATCAAGCGTGTGGCTTGCAAAATTCCTCCTTAGTCTCGCGGGATTTCTTGTATTGCTGGCGATGATAGCAGCCGTGCGTAAGATGAATCAGATCGCGCCACTGCTGCTGATTTTGTACGGTCTCGTCGTAGGTAATATGCTTTTTCCGTCCTGGCTTTTTCTGGGACTCGAGAGGATGAAAGCAATATCCGCGATAAATCTGATTATGCGTTCCGTAGCGACAGCGGGTGTGTTTATTTTCGTCAGGAACCCGGATGATTATTTGGTATATGCGGGACTACTATCCTTCCAGTGGGTATTCGCTGGACTGGCCGGAGTGTTGTTCGCCGTCAGAAGACTTCGGATCCGTATCCGGATGCCGGGCGCAGGCGAAGTATTGAGCGTTTTGTCGGGAGGTCTGACTTTGTTTGTATCGAACATAGCGCAGAGTCTCTATATAGGCGGCAACAGTTTCATTCTTGGGCTGCTGACGAATTACTCGGCGGTGGGATATTACAGCGCCGCCGAAAAGATAACCCTTTCGCTGATGGGTATGTTCAGGCCCCTTGCTCAGGCGGTCTATCCCAGGTTCAGTCAGCTCGCGTCTTCGTCAAGGGAGACGGTGCTTCTCTGGGGGAAGAGGCTTGTCTACGCAGTCGGCGGTCTCGGGATCATTACGTCTTTCGCGCTCTTCTTCGGTGCGCCGCTCATAGTGAAGATTGTCCTGGGGAAAGGGTTTGATCCGTCGATAGCGGTGCTTCAGATTATGGCCGTCCTGCCTATTCTGATGGCTCTTTCCGATGTTCTGGGCATACAGATCATGCTCCCGTTCGGCAAGGACAGGTTATATGCCGTCATCCGAATATTGACCGCGTCAATACACCTCTTGCTTGCAATTTTGATAGTTCCCCGGTTTAAAGAGGCCGGCATGGCGTTTGTCTTTGTCATGAGTCAGGTCTTTATACTGGCCCTTACCTTTTCCTGCCTCCGGCACTGGGGGCTGACGCCCTTTCACCATAAAGTATCAGGGAGTGCCCCGCAAAGTACCGTGAAATCGGGCTGA
- a CDS encoding sensor histidine kinase, with protein sequence MKGINSKSDTHVDNRNAELEETNETLRKEITKRRFKERELKNSYKQLRALTKHLESVREEERTKISREVHDELGQSLTALKIDLGLLKARLDEKFDKTLTEPLNEIIRKMSALIDSNIQSVRRIAMELRPGILDDLGTIGAIEWQAQDFEKLTGIKCIFVSELECMELEREYATAVFRIFQETLTNVARHSGATTVKVKLKQYRNKYKLEVIDNGKGISTVDISAPQSLGLLGIRERALLFGGDVDIVGKSGKGTKVSIFIPSRRKTND encoded by the coding sequence GTGAAAGGGATAAATTCAAAGTCTGACACGCATGTCGATAATAGGAATGCGGAGCTCGAAGAGACTAACGAAACTCTGAGAAAAGAGATCACCAAGAGAAGGTTCAAAGAAAGAGAGCTCAAAAATTCTTATAAACAGCTACGTGCTCTGACTAAGCACCTTGAGTCCGTACGCGAAGAAGAGAGGACAAAAATATCGCGTGAGGTTCATGATGAGCTCGGCCAGTCGCTAACGGCGCTTAAAATAGACCTGGGTTTGTTGAAAGCTCGGCTCGATGAGAAATTTGACAAGACCCTGACGGAGCCGCTGAACGAAATAATCAGGAAAATGTCAGCGCTTATAGACTCGAACATTCAATCGGTCCGCAGGATTGCGATGGAGCTGAGGCCCGGCATACTCGATGACCTCGGGACAATCGGAGCCATCGAATGGCAGGCGCAGGACTTCGAGAAGCTGACGGGAATTAAGTGTATTTTCGTCTCCGAGCTTGAATGCATGGAGCTCGAAAGGGAGTACGCTACCGCCGTATTCCGGATTTTTCAGGAAACTCTGACGAATGTAGCGCGACATTCTGGGGCGACGACGGTCAAGGTTAAGTTAAAACAATACCGTAACAAGTACAAGCTTGAAGTCATAGATAACGGAAAGGGTATTTCAACGGTGGATATTTCCGCTCCCCAGTCCTTGGGACTTCTAGGTATCAGGGAAAGGGCTCTTTTATTCGGAGGAGACGTAGATATAGTAGGCAAGAGCGGGAAGGGGACCAAGGTGTCAATCTTCATTCCGAGTAGGAGGAAAACGAATGATTAA
- a CDS encoding response regulator transcription factor has protein sequence MIKVLIADDHPVVRMGLKFILENESDISVYDEARTAREALELIRNTKFDVILLDISLPDRNGLDLLEQLKREHAGMNVLIISIYPESLYAVRVLKAGAAGYMTKDSAPEELVRAVRKVVAGGKYVSPSLAEKLAQDLDDNSSSTPDEALSNREFQVLCMIAMGKTIKEISNELFLSEKTVSTYRTRILQKMNMKTNAELINYSIRHALV, from the coding sequence ATGATTAAGGTGCTTATTGCTGATGACCACCCTGTAGTAAGGATGGGGCTGAAATTTATTCTTGAGAACGAATCCGATATCTCTGTTTATGACGAAGCGAGAACAGCGAGAGAGGCCCTGGAGTTAATCCGCAATACGAAGTTTGATGTGATACTGCTCGATATATCGCTTCCCGATAGGAACGGGCTCGATCTTCTGGAGCAGTTAAAGAGGGAACATGCCGGAATGAACGTGCTTATAATAAGCATTTACCCGGAAAGCTTGTATGCCGTAAGAGTTCTTAAAGCCGGTGCTGCAGGTTATATGACCAAAGACAGCGCCCCCGAAGAGCTCGTGAGAGCTGTGAGGAAGGTTGTCGCCGGGGGCAAGTACGTGAGTCCGTCTCTCGCTGAAAAGTTGGCTCAAGATTTGGATGATAATTCCTCTTCGACGCCAGATGAGGCCCTCTCGAACCGCGAGTTCCAGGTGTTGTGCATGATTGCGATGGGTAAGACGATAAAAGAGATATCGAATGAGCTATTTTTAAGCGAAAAGACTGTGAGCACATACCGCACGCGCATACTACAGAAAATGAACATGAAAACGAACGCCGAGCTCATAAATTATTCCATCAGGCACGCCCTCGTTTAG
- a CDS encoding polysaccharide biosynthesis/export family protein, with protein sequence MVKRYLFILFLLTSFAAGCGGGSSVRSTSISEEEAGPPEEIGNVNSKLLSKGLPAAATSPDDYLIGPADLLEINVFESKELTTTVRVSSRGDITVPLLNNVNVDGLTARDAEVKIENLLRSGDYIDNPHVSVFVKEHKSKVVAVMGYVNKPGNYELLGKQSLLDVLASAEGLSDKAGTTVLVTRADNNGGKSSYLVDLDKVVSGNGADMDLDIQPGDLVYVPEAANVFVEGAVTKPGAYPINQGKTTLSEAIVMAGGVASYADKSDIKLIHHTDSGRKEIVEVDLNSIHEGGAEDPLLNEKDAVIVGASGIKKFFYGLQFNIWGLGGVGYNPPRN encoded by the coding sequence ATGGTTAAAAGATATCTCTTTATTTTATTTCTTCTCACGAGTTTTGCTGCAGGTTGCGGGGGCGGGAGCAGCGTCAGAAGCACGAGTATATCCGAAGAAGAAGCAGGACCTCCTGAAGAAATCGGAAACGTAAACTCAAAGCTTCTATCCAAGGGGCTTCCTGCCGCAGCGACGTCACCGGACGACTATCTTATCGGTCCTGCGGACCTACTCGAGATCAATGTGTTCGAGTCAAAGGAGCTGACTACCACCGTGCGGGTGAGCTCGAGGGGTGATATAACGGTCCCTCTTCTCAATAACGTCAACGTCGACGGACTCACAGCGAGGGATGCAGAGGTAAAGATCGAGAACCTTTTGAGGTCGGGTGACTACATCGACAATCCTCATGTCAGCGTGTTCGTGAAGGAGCACAAGAGTAAGGTTGTGGCTGTCATGGGTTATGTAAACAAGCCAGGAAATTACGAGTTGTTAGGTAAGCAGAGTCTCTTGGACGTACTTGCGTCGGCTGAGGGATTGAGCGATAAGGCAGGTACGACTGTTCTCGTAACGAGAGCGGATAATAACGGCGGGAAGAGCTCTTATCTCGTGGACCTCGACAAAGTGGTGTCGGGAAACGGGGCCGACATGGATCTCGATATCCAGCCCGGTGATTTAGTTTATGTTCCCGAAGCGGCTAATGTCTTTGTGGAGGGCGCTGTGACGAAACCCGGAGCGTACCCTATCAATCAGGGAAAAACAACGCTTAGCGAAGCGATCGTTATGGCAGGCGGAGTTGCAAGCTATGCCGACAAGAGCGACATTAAGCTGATTCATCATACGGATAGCGGTCGAAAAGAGATCGTGGAAGTCGATTTAAACAGCATTCACGAGGGTGGAGCGGAGGACCCGCTTCTTAACGAAAAAGACGCAGTCATTGTAGGGGCGAGCGGGATAAAGAAATTCTTTTACGGTCTTCAGTTCAATATATGGGGACTCGGGGGCGTGGGATATAACCCTCCGAGAAATTAG
- a CDS encoding sugar transferase, with protein MGLLKGGLTSITGYKYFPHYTGFLVLYIALIVLLFKNYELYHTRLGRTWLDEAILVFKGVSIATLMIMVVMYLSKQQISRFVVLSSWGLNIIAVAGWRYTKYKVIEKRIKQGNGLRRVLIVGAGRVGRKLARTLEDNYLWGFQVNGFVDDYKKGKGVLGRTGDLPRILQSEFIDEVIVTIPSERELVKQVTAEALNYRADVKVIPDLLDGIVPQNRPLSLGFLGDLPVVEVYRKPIPELGLFIKRTIDIVFGIAMLLIAFPILTVAAIAIKLDSPDGPVIYRSRRVGKKGKFFDCLKFRTMLTNADELKGKLRELNERSGPFFKIKDDPRITRVGRFLRKYSIDELPQVFNLLKGDMSLVGPRPHPLDDFELYELEDYRRLDVKPGITSLWAVEARSDPSFDRNMELDLYYIENWNIWLDVKIILKTIPVVLKGSGS; from the coding sequence ATGGGACTCCTGAAAGGAGGCTTGACTTCGATAACCGGTTATAAATATTTCCCCCATTACACGGGATTCCTAGTTCTGTACATTGCGCTTATAGTCCTCCTCTTTAAAAACTACGAGCTTTATCATACTCGTTTAGGGAGGACATGGCTCGACGAAGCGATCTTGGTTTTTAAGGGTGTATCGATAGCGACGTTAATGATCATGGTGGTTATGTATTTGTCGAAGCAGCAGATATCCCGCTTTGTTGTGTTATCGAGCTGGGGTCTCAACATAATCGCAGTTGCAGGATGGAGGTATACGAAATACAAAGTCATTGAAAAGCGTATAAAGCAGGGAAACGGGCTCAGGAGGGTCCTCATCGTCGGCGCCGGGAGGGTGGGCCGGAAGCTCGCTCGGACCCTGGAAGACAATTATCTCTGGGGTTTCCAGGTTAACGGTTTCGTGGACGACTATAAAAAGGGTAAAGGGGTACTGGGGAGGACGGGGGACCTCCCTCGGATTCTCCAGAGTGAGTTTATAGACGAGGTGATAGTCACAATTCCTTCGGAGAGGGAGCTGGTCAAGCAGGTTACAGCGGAGGCGCTCAACTATAGAGCAGACGTAAAGGTTATCCCCGATCTCCTGGACGGGATCGTTCCTCAGAACCGTCCTCTCTCACTCGGATTCCTGGGCGATCTGCCTGTGGTGGAGGTTTACAGAAAGCCAATACCGGAGCTCGGCCTCTTCATCAAAAGGACAATAGATATCGTATTCGGGATTGCGATGCTCCTCATTGCATTCCCGATACTGACGGTGGCTGCTATTGCAATAAAGCTCGATTCCCCGGACGGCCCTGTCATATACCGCTCCAGACGTGTAGGCAAGAAAGGGAAATTCTTTGACTGCCTGAAGTTTCGCACGATGCTGACGAATGCTGACGAGCTTAAAGGCAAGCTCAGGGAGCTGAATGAACGCAGCGGGCCTTTCTTCAAGATAAAGGACGACCCGCGTATAACGAGGGTAGGCCGGTTTTTAAGGAAATACAGTATCGATGAGCTGCCTCAGGTTTTCAACCTCTTGAAAGGAGATATGAGTCTTGTCGGCCCCAGACCGCACCCCTTGGACGATTTCGAGTTGTACGAGCTCGAGGATTACCGCAGGCTGGATGTGAAGCCGGGTATTACGAGTCTATGGGCGGTGGAGGCGAGGAGCGACCCTTCTTTCGATCGTAATATGGAGCTTGACCTGTACTATATCGAGAACTGGAATATATGGCTCGATGTGAAGATAATACTGAAGACCATTCCTGTGGTTCTGAAAGGCTCCGGTAGTTAG
- a CDS encoding UpxY family transcription antiterminator, protein MNKIVETDITQSVHKERTLSSGNFDIGAHNEHKEWYAVYTNVRHEKAVNRSIEKRGIETFLPLRDVVSQWIDRKKRIQLPLFPGYLFVRIHPLDSLAIFQVLNTRGVVRILSANGRLQPVPNDQIDSVRKFLEAKMESDPYPYFEEGKEVRVINGPLAGITGKVLSGKGNKRLVISIDIIKRSVAVDINTADIELV, encoded by the coding sequence ATGAATAAAATCGTCGAAACTGACATCACGCAATCTGTGCACAAGGAGAGAACCCTCTCGTCCGGTAACTTCGACATCGGCGCGCACAATGAGCACAAAGAATGGTATGCGGTTTACACCAACGTCAGGCATGAAAAGGCGGTCAACCGCTCTATTGAGAAAAGGGGGATCGAGACTTTTCTCCCTCTGAGGGATGTCGTCAGTCAGTGGATAGACAGGAAGAAACGGATTCAGCTCCCGCTTTTCCCCGGCTACCTTTTTGTGCGAATCCACCCGCTTGATTCACTCGCGATTTTTCAAGTTCTGAACACTCGAGGGGTGGTCAGAATACTGAGCGCAAACGGCAGGCTCCAGCCTGTCCCGAATGATCAGATAGATTCTGTCAGAAAATTCTTGGAAGCGAAAATGGAGAGCGATCCGTACCCGTATTTTGAGGAGGGGAAAGAAGTAAGAGTCATAAACGGCCCGCTCGCGGGAATTACGGGAAAGGTACTTTCCGGGAAAGGGAACAAAAGACTCGTTATTTCGATCGATATCATTAAGCGGTCCGTGGCTGTTGATATAAACACGGCTGATATTGAATTAGTTTGA
- a CDS encoding response regulator transcription factor, whose product MKVLVVDDSKIVRDRLVSLLDSIDGVDIVEQAEDGRSAILANNNLKPNVIILDIRMDEWNGIQLLKKFKNSRSDQKIIMLTNFPYPQYRKKCLDEGADYFLDKSTEFDEVARIINRLAKKHGSSAQEGPPGALRPASGRKYYE is encoded by the coding sequence ATGAAGGTTTTAGTAGTGGATGATTCCAAGATTGTGCGTGACAGGTTGGTAAGTTTACTTGATTCGATTGACGGAGTGGATATCGTGGAGCAGGCTGAAGACGGACGAAGCGCGATTCTGGCAAACAATAACCTCAAACCGAACGTCATAATACTCGACATACGCATGGATGAGTGGAATGGAATACAACTTCTTAAAAAGTTTAAGAATAGTCGTTCCGATCAGAAAATAATAATGCTCACGAACTTTCCATACCCTCAGTATAGAAAAAAATGTTTAGATGAGGGAGCGGATTATTTCCTGGATAAATCCACGGAATTCGATGAGGTTGCAAGAATTATAAACAGGCTGGCAAAGAAGCATGGTTCATCGGCGCAAGAGGGCCCGCCTGGGGCTCTGAGACCGGCATCGGGACGGAAATATTATGAATAA